A stretch of Besnoitia besnoiti strain Bb-Ger1 chromosome V, whole genome shotgun sequence DNA encodes these proteins:
- a CDS encoding RNA recognition motif-containing protein (encoded by transcript BESB_062070) — MSRLLAGYRRLAPGGSITLHARFCSVTVPPKVSRLTYCFLRRFSIFLCVSHMSMQWEDWSLAKALGLAYPQIRSDKTTLAPPAASSRGGVRSFGGGADIAQVYERNQDATLYIGNLDSQVDDDLLWELFVQCGPVRTVSVPRDKLTGNHQGYGFVEFTNEVDAEYALKLMNMVKLYGKPLRLNKAAQDRRNFDIGANIFLGNLDPDVDEKTIYDTFSSFGNITSTKIMRDPETGISRGFGFVSFDTFEASDAALAAMNGQFICNRPIHVSYAYKKDTRGERHGSAAERLLAASRPQITNPNAPATGAIKPVPSPLMQGGPQGQGSGLMGGAGLPGIPPPPMLGGLPPRGPPGGPGGFQTPSFGSNQGGTGPGVQGGAGAGGAAGGVSGAGGRVGDLPPLPLPPNMAGGLPNLPMGLPPPPLLFMPRPGMPPFPPLPNMTHVGNGSSPQGPPGPGGSSASPGQVPPARTQGPPAVSPLRPAPGGPMGPPGPASPSGSDLFSGAPGAGAGPCGPGGPRPSPGAGLAPPGGVASSMRSDLLPPPPPLILSPGAPGAGPQRPGGLPGGRAPGFSPMPNMRPPMGPPHGGPLMGAPPGTTPPNMGPPPMGGLMGRGPMPPGGPGMMPGGAQQPHRPPMRG, encoded by the exons ATGAGCAGGCTACTTGCCGGATACCGCCGCCTTGCGCCCGGCGGCAGCATCACACTGCACGCACGCTTCTGCAGTGTGACTGTGCCGCCCAAAGTGTCCCGTCTCACATACT GCTTTTTAAGACGCTTCAGCATTTTTTTGTGCGTAAGCCACATGAGCATGCAGTGGGAAGACTGGTCGCTGGCGAAGGCACTGGGACTCGCCTACCCCCAAATCAGAAGCGACAAAAccacgctcgcgcctcctgcagcaTCGTC gcgggggggggtTCGCTCCTTTGGCGGCGGGGCGGATATTGCCCAGGTGTACGAAAGGAATCAAGATGCGACGCTTTACATCGGCAACCTCGATTCACAGGTTGATGACGACCTGCTCTGGGAGCTTTTTGTCCAGTGTGGACCCGTCCGGACCGTCTCAGTTCCGCGGGATAAACTGACAGGAAACCATCAAG GCTATGGCTTCGTGGAGTTTACGAACGAGGTTGACGCTGAGTATGCGCTGAAGTTGATGAACATGGTCAAGTTGTATGGCAAGCCTCTGCGCCTAAACAAAGCAGCGCAGGATCGAAGAAATTTCGAT ATCGGTGCGAACATTTTCTTGGGCAATCTCGATCCTGATGTGGATGAGAAGACGATTTACGACACTTTCTCATCGTTCGGAAACATCACGTCGACTAAG atTATGCGAGATCCTGAGACCGGCATCTCGCGCGGCTTtggcttcgtctccttcgacACCTTCGAAGCCTCGGACGCAGCCCTGGCAGCCATGAACGGCCAGTTCATCTGCAATCGCCCCATTCATGTCTCTTATGCCTATAAGAAGGATACGAGGG GCGAGCGCCACGGCTCGGCAGCCGAGCGTCTTCTGGCCGCCAGCCGGCCCCAGATCACGAACCCGAATGCGCCTGCCACGGGCGCCATCAAGCCTGTGCCGAGTCCTCTGATGCAGGGCGGCCCGCAGGGCCAAGGCTCAG GCCTCATGGGTGGTGCAGGTCTGCCCGGTATCCCTCCACCTCCTATGCTCGGCGGTCTTCCCCCTCGGGGACCCCCTGGAGGCCCTGGCGGGTTCCAGACGCCCTCCTTTGGCTCCAACCAGGGGGGGACAGGCCCAGGAGTCCAGGGGGGTGCtggggctggcggcgccgcaggaggtGTCTCAGGAGCTGGAGGGAGAGTGGGCGACTTGCCGCCCCTTCCGCTCCCGCCCAACATGGCTGGCGGCTTGCCGAACCTGCCCATgggtcttcctcctccgcctctgctctTCATGCCCAGACCCG GAATGCCACCTTTCCCGCCACTCCCGAACATGACCCACGTGGGAAATGGCTCGTCCCCCCAGGGGCCGCCGGGCCCTGGaggctcttcggcgtctcctgGGCAAGTGCCGCCTGCCCGCACGCAGGGCCCCCCAGCGGTCTCGCCACTGCGACCCGCACCGGGCGGGCCCATGGGCCCCCCCgggcccgcgtcgccgtcggggTCGGATCTGTTTTCCGGGGCTCCGGGCGCTGGAGCAGGCCCATGTGGCCCAGGGGGCCCCAGACCCTCACCGGGCGCTGGACTCGCTCCTCCgggaggcgtcgcctcctccatgCGGTCAGATCTTctcccgcctcccccgccaCTTATCCTGTCTCCAGGAGCTCCTGGGGCGGGACCTCAGCGTCCAGGGGGCCtccccggcggccgcgcccccgGCTTCAGCCCCATGCCGAATATGCGACCTCCGATGGGACCTCCTCATGGCGGGCCCCTCATGGGTGCACCTCCGGGGACCACGCCGCCCAACATGGGTCCGCCGCCCATGGGCGGTCTCATGGGCCGTGGGCCCATGCCTCCGGGTGGGCCTGGGATGATGCCTGGGggagcgcagcagccgcatcGCCCACCGATGAGAGGATAG